One Loxodonta africana isolate mLoxAfr1 chromosome 8, mLoxAfr1.hap2, whole genome shotgun sequence DNA window includes the following coding sequences:
- the LOC111749738 gene encoding uncharacterized protein LOC111749738, with protein MLSAARTPVPAPVNRGAAAGRPALGAHKHAHAHMLAAAVGTTVPAAEKPSASQQPPPRLGPPPQEGRGRKGPPVLSAARPTSPVQPHCPPPTAGRPPSAPAAQLGSARGEVPAWAPPTAGGKPHPRRKNRRGNACPGWVQNLAWIPNESKLTFVNICVQHRLRARYLING; from the coding sequence ATGCTCTCTGCCGCTAGGACGCCGGTGCCCGCTCCAGTCAACCGCGGGGCGGCGGCAGGGCGGCCGGCTCTGGGCGCACATAAACACGCGCACGCACACATGCTCGCGGCCGCCGTGGGCACCACAGTACCGGCGGCCGAGAAGCCCTCCGCCTCCCAACAACCCCCGCCCCGCCTCGGGCCGCCTCCACAGGAAGGTCGAGGGCGCAAGGGACCACCCGTGTTATCGGCGGCGCGCCCGACCTCCCCCGTACAGCCTCACTGCCCCCCACCCACAGCCGGGCGGCCGCCCTCCGCACCCGCTGCGCAGCTCGGCTCAGCTCGGGGGGAAGTCCCTGCGTGGGCACCGCCCACCGCCGGCGGCAAGCCCCACCCCCGGCGGAAAAATCGGCGCGGGAACGCCTGCCCCGGTTGGGTCCAAAACCTGGCGTGGATCCCCAACGAATCGAAACTAACGTTCGTTAATATATGCGTTCAGCACCGCCTCCGGGCTCGCTACCTTATCAATGGCTGA